TAGTCTAgacaaaaattataactaaaattataattttaaattaaaaacttattaacacACAGAGAAATAAAGCCATGATCTAATCAATGGATTTAAGACaagaattactataaaaatgtgtCGCAGTCTGGTGTTCTTAAGCTTAAGGTGCATCATTGTTCTACaaccaaaagtaaaaatgttatttagtaaTATCAAGAAATACAAGTTAGCTCTGgctaaaacttgaattaaaaacatgtaaattattcTCCAAATAAAGACTAATTATGACAACAAAACCATGTTTAACCTATCTATGCCTGAATTTTAACATCTCCTCCTCATGACTTCAAGTGTGATAGATATTAGAATTATTAACCCATATTTCAGACCTTGTTTTGAATGGATTTAATCCAATCCAAATATATCTATTGCCTCCAGAACATTATCGATCTGCCCACAATGATTCAGACCCCCTGGCTGAGATTGTAACACACCTCACCACCATCACCTGGGTAAACGTGACTCTTcgttaaaatcttaaatattaactaataatgtGTCCAGTAACAAAAGTGACATGTAGAATTATTGTTGCCTATTCAGGATGTAGACAATATACGTTCGTTTCtgtcttttaataaaaatcagaTGCATTTAACCTTGTTGACCTCCCCTTTTTTGGCGAGCACTAAAGACTCATCCcaacttaaaacttataaaatgttgagcaaattttaaaaatcgtgTTTCTATGTCTATTATACAAACTATTTTTcgtcccccccccccctattattttgttaaacccCTCCAAACAACATGAAAAAGAGAGTGGAGTTAAAGCTTTTTGTACTTGtctcattaaaatgaaaatgtctATAATAGTAAACAGGAGTTATTCGTTACTATGTAAGTAGGCCTAGTTTATACTTTGGTCAACAACTACATCAACCAAAGTACTTCAAAAATAATAAGTGCTAACATAAAAAGTTTGAGTTACAAATAAATGATAGATTTATATTTTGACACAAAGTAAGGTCTAAAACTCAGCTTACGAAACTTACTACCAGATAGGTAAAAAAATCatgttagtaaaattataatgcGATTTCAACAACGTAAAATGTAAAGTGGATTAATATTACTAGCTTAATTTAATACAAAccagttaaaaatgaaattattgctGTTGCGAAATAaacaatgataaattatattataacctaACTTGTACAGTCAACATAACCTCAATCAAACCAAAACATTTGCTTCTATTTGTACAAATACAGGTTATATCTTTTGCCATTATGCCTCGCTGTTCCTCGTCTTGTgattactttgtaatttttattaacttgttCCGCTGTATTTCAaccaataaaatatgaattacatTATTCTGTATTAAATTTGGCAGTTAGTTGATTTGCTTTACTGACTAACACCTCaatataagtaattaaacaaaattattcattaaaaagcaattttaataaataattatgtgtttatcaacgaaaattaatttgtaactgttttttttatagttaaaatggaggaaatgattttataaatactgcAAGGGCAGTATTTAAAAAGGTATACCTATTAAAAGAGCATTTTTTCTTGTATTCAAGGGCCATCCTTCTTGATGATCATTCTTCCCATATTAAAACGATgatcaaatattgaaaaatacgtttccctgaaaaataaaaacacatacccCATACAATTGACCATAGAATCCatagaaaactgttttatacGGGTTTGGTAGTTGTAAAACTCAATCAATATTAACCTTAATTACACTACAGCATAGTGATTTATGTAGTGAGTCAGTAACACAAGATGTATCCAATAAGGATTATATGAGGACTAAGGTTTCGGTATGTTGTGTTTTTTGCcaggataaaaacaaaaaatcgaAAGCGATAAATGTTAAACCTGATAAAGGTAAGTAAGATGATCGATCATTGCATGGCAACCACCGAACGAAAGCTGACCGAGGAGGTCTGGTCATGCCAaagctttataatattaaatattaacattccaATCATAACatttcccacccccccccccccccacccccccccccccccacccccccccccccccacccccccccccccccacccccccccccccccacccccccccccccccaagggaAGTCAGATGTCatggcaataaatattttaaaattaataaatggaaaAGAACATACAGAATTCCACTAAGGGtttgaaataagtacaaaatacatCTCgttaataatcatattatttatataatttatttccacaGTACTATTCAAATACaaacgtataaataaatacatatatatcttACATTTTGCATATGAAATTTACAAGTGACAAACAGTACAAAACATTTATTCACACACTGTACAGTACATACGTTGCTGtaaaacacacatatatacactCTATATACataatcttatattattaataaatacaataacttaaGTCTGTAGTTTCCTACGGTACCGAATTAAGTAAGTTAGAACGAAGTAGTTATTCTTCCTCGTTTCCTGTGAGACGAAGCAATTACACAATAGTGGGAGTTAAAGATTTTAGTGAGTTCATCAAAACTGTCGATATTATCTAATTGACACAGTCTGTTTGGTTGATACTGGTCAAGTCCCTGAGCCTAAGCAGGTTGCTTCTTCTCAGTGATCTTCTGATGCTCTTCTTCGCCTCTGGGTCCTTCCAGAGCTTGGAGAAGTCGCGGCCTCTCCCCAACACCAGCAACGTTTCTGGACAGAACAGCAAAGCACCAATCAATATGCTGAATTCCCGAGATAACGagataaaataacagttatatcatAATAATGATCATAATAATTCTCTATCTACTACGTCAAGTTCAAAGATAATGAATTGTCTGCCTATatgtaattatttcagtaaaatctGTCGTACGGATTTATCAATATAATGATTTGTTATTTCAATAGGCTTacgcatgtcacaacgctctggtatgattagtttattttaacatagtttgtaatgatgtgtcaggttagttatttacctgaacaagagatcagatttcagatctcgaaacgtagtgttactgattcctattgtatattgtatcactgaacgatgacaaaggTTCGGAAAAAAACCTGTTTCGTTAATTTAAATGGGATTTTACAACATATATGTATTCAAATTGTGTAAATGTATCTAACTGTTTGGCGTGTATTGATTGTtccgtattatatatatatatatatatatatatatatatatatatatatatatatatatatacattattaatataaattattatttattaattaatatagatataaattatctaattgcaaaatttcaatttgtatAGATTTAATTTCGAAAcctttttatgataaaagtaaATGAGTGTTCTTGAGTTTGAAATAAACACATTGTTTCTATGCGGAAGAAATTCAAAAAGTTCACCTCTAATCGTAACTGCATGTCCACACTAAGTTCTGACAATACTGGTTTGGTACTGAATTGGAATGTCATAACTTAAGTTACGGTTATCTTATGGTGAATCTAGTTATACGAAAATGACGGCTATTTAAGTATAGCTTATTAggataatatagaaataaatttgaaatattctttttttacatttgttatgtaataacgtgtaaattttgtttatttaatgttcagtttgtttatttttgaaatgaaaattttcaagttatttttaactgattataGCTCAATATCCAGTAGGTGGTTGTTATATGTCTGGCCAACATAACGAGTTGTAAAAATTGTGACAGTGACATTTCTGTGTTCTGTATATTATGTGGTATAATCGATGTCATTGAAATAAATTCGTCTCAAGCTCTGCAGCGTTGATGTGGTTAGAACGAATACGTACCCAACTAGTTGTTCCCATGGCTCCACATACATTTCCGGCAATATGACAGGGGTATCACCCATTTTAAATAGTACCATATGTATTCCTGATATAAATGGTGATCAATCAATGGTGTGAAAATTACTTCAGAATCTCGACAGACCGTTCCCAGATAATAACACTCTGTTCGGCCACTCAACTTATCCCTGTGTCCAAATCGCTACACTGGGCTGTTAACGGTTAAATAACTGATAGAGCGTACTAGATGGTTTAAGTTGAAGTAATTTACGATATTTGATCAATTATGCAACctgaatacattatatttttgtggtTACTAACGCCCTCTATGGTAACGATGGTAAATACTTGTGTGAAATCGATTTTAAGTACAGTGTCTCCcagtacatatttttcaaaacaacattGACTTTTCCAACACCaagatattttttttcattatactaCATGACATATACTCACTAAGATAGTCTGTCTCGTCACCCGTGCAGGAGTACACGACAGACCAGTGCTTGTAATCCGTGTCCACAACCCAGAAAGGCACCTTGATGGCGTGgaacactaaaaaataaaacaatattataatctgGTAACCGAAATAACACCTTGTAAAATAATCTCAATATGtactatttgaatattataagCAACTCACTAATTACAAATTGGTTTATCAAAGTTACTTATGGCTCAACGTATTTCAGTAATACATCTCTTTAAGTACGTAAAGTACAACATTCGGCTTGAAAAATTGTTAGATTGGTGATTTCCATTTATAGAGAACTTGTTACTATTTTTGGGCGTGTTTTTGTGAATTGCATACTTAGTAGTAGCGCAACTTAAAtcatatataacaatttacaaccaaagttgtaaaaaaacttaCTCCACATCGTAATTTTTCCTTCCTTTGGGTGATCCTGCCATGCGTGATGGGATGAGGTGTGTGGACCAGATCTGCAAAAATTCGAAAAGTCACGTCATAACACAGTTAAGGCCAACTCCAATAACAGAAAGCGTAGATGATCTGATTCTTTGACAAAAACCTATAtagaattttgttcattttttatataatttttacctaTCAGAGATGGTTTCTTCGGTAATGGTGATGTTGCCGTGGTGGTTGCTGATGGTTTCCTTAGAGCACTTTCCTCTGACTTCTCCTTCTTGCGAATTTGACCACCCGAGAAGTGGGTACCACACCCCCatgtactaaaacaaaaattacacaaattcaataaaaataaaatgttttttttaagtaaatgatgaatataatgtaaaacatactATAATATAGTGTGTGTAAGTGTGCGtgtctaaaaattaaaactgtggcAGCCCATAGTATTACAGAATCTGAGAACAtactaatttaatactttaaatacagctttattttgttaaactacCCCTTTTCAAAGCTTTTTACTGGCTTTTAAACTTTATAGTCCAAGTATGGTACTGTGCCTATTATTTTTCGGTAATGCAAACAGACATGCATCAATATTTCCACAGTTTATTGGTTCTAGCTAATTCTAGATCAAACAAGAGTAATTCACATTTTCCTGCCAGAAATTACTTACATTGTCCAGGTCGAAGTCCACCATGATGTCATGCAGCAGTCTGCAGGGGCTGTGGTCGTGGTGGTGCGCTGAGACCAGCACGACCTCGCATACTAGTAGCGTCTTCCACATTTTTCCTGGATACACAATAATTATTGAACTAAAATGAGTCCAAATAGTTTCAATTTACAGCAATATATTtcgtttgaaaaatgttattggaTGGAGGGTATTAGAGGGATTTCACCCTCTTACCGTTACTGGTCTAGGTGCCCTTAAAATTACGCCAGAAGATGCCCTTGTTGAATATCCTTATTGGCCTCCATCCATTGGCATTGGATGAGGATTTCTACAAATTACTATTACTGACCTCAGGAATGTCTAGAAATATCTTGATATCATGTTATATAGTAACAAATTGGTATCTGAAAACGCTCCTGTTGAATATGTACAGATACAATATCCTCGATATCTAGGTAAAATTTTCCAAAGACATCCATATTGAAATCCATGTTTATTAGCCTTATCTAGCGAGAATTCTTCCCCACCAGTATCCATAGCTGATATAATGGAAGCCTATTACAATATAAAGATGACGGTTAAGATGACGCTAATGCTAGTGGTTCCAATCTTTCTTGGTCTGGCCCAACGAGATAATGGTTGTTGTGAAGATTAGGATTGCTTCTAATGACCAGGAAAGATCTTTTTTGCCTCAGGATATCTCGCCATTCATATGAAAGTAGCTAATGGTATCACTACGGATTTTAATAACTGTAGATAACATAGAAAAATTGGCTTTcgttctaataaaaaaattgttgatcttgcagaaaaagttttaaaatatgtactccACGTTTTAAACTCATCTTCTATAAGTGAATACATACAGCATTAGGACATCTTAGAGGAACCCAGTGTGTTGATTCTTAAACGTATCGTATTGATACTCGTATTACTGAGATTCGTTGCTCGTTACCCCATAGCTATAGCTAAAAAGCCAGCCTATTCTACTTATAAAACTAGGTCTctgcaaattttacaataacttaagACCCATTCCTTATATTGCTCATCTCCTACAACATCTCAATTTTACTAGAAAATGTTGGCAAAAGCTAAGAGCGAGACATGGCCATTCCTTACCTATTCATTGTTAACTACCCAGGTATAGTCCACAATTATAcgtcatttaaatataatattcgtCCCGAATCCTATCACAGTTAGATATACGAATAAGGAAGGAATTGAGTTCCAAGACGAAACCTTGTGGGACACCAAACATGACCTAAAACTACTGTCAAGTCCCATGCGTTATTTACAATGGACAAAGTGGGTAGTTGGCAGCTGCAATTATAATGAAACAACAATGGGGCTTATAATGGTCTAATGTAGGTCGGCCTCTATGTCGAGGTCAGGGGTCAAGGTTGCCCGCGGCCTTGTCTGACATGACAGACACTAGTACTTTATTGCCAGCTGTTCCGGGCCACCTTTCTTCCTGGATGCTGCACTCTGTAGGCTCTAGTTGGAACTTTTGCGACTCTTAACTGTAACGCGGAGTTATTATTTCACAAAGGTTAAATTGCTGATATCATCACCGTAATTGACCTTCTTGGTGTAAGAAATCTTGTGATGTTTGGCCGCCTTAAACTTTAGCTTATCAAGAAGTATCGTTTCCTTGAACCTGAAGGTCACAGACTtcttgtttgtaaatatttgtacaataatagcctatttataaactataacttCCTCAATGCTTTTCTATACGTAATACTGTACTAGGGAGGTCGtgttaattctttaatctttaatAAGCAATATGGTATGCAGAAAAAAGAATTAAATCACTTTACCACGTAAGTTACAGTAACAGTTGCAATATTTTTAAGCGAAGTTTTACTACGATTTCTCATTCTAAATATCAACGCACAAATATATGAATGGTTTAATCAACTTTAAACCATGACTAGACAGTATTCTGTTCAATTTTAATGTCGGtagctttatattattttcaggcgatattgaaactttttatattgAGCGTTGCACATAACATTAACAGGACAATATTTAATCAAACTGCAAGCATACGGTTGCTGAATACTGCAACCCGTAATTGAAAACATACAATCTGAATCTTAACATAACCATATGTGGCATTACAAAATTTGAGTTAgactaatatttcaaaattgtctaAAAAGCACAAAAATCTCAAAAAGAAACTAGGGATTTTGTAGTCGAGTACAACGGATTAAAATTACACTAAACTATACAGAGTGTGTATCTACCTAAGCAATTGcaatattaatttagtatattcCAAAATCCATAGTAGAAGGAAAATATCCtgcattaataaatttgtaaattcagaaaaaatttcgATTGGAGTTTCTAGGATGTTCTTTTCATCAAAATGGTCTACTTTAGTAACCATGGTAACTCCGAACTTTATTGTACAGAACCATATACGTTATCGGAGGGTGCacaataaaatcagttttttatattaaatatatttttgtttctactATGTTAGCAGTAACTCAAATTAAAACCACACCGTTTTGGATAGTTCAAATATTTACaaggattatttaaaaataaataaagaaagaaacacgTAATAGCTTCTACTACAAAAGATAGTTTAATAAAGACAAATAATTCCTCAAATAAACTTGATACACTATTGAGTCTCGATATCTTTATGCATTTGTAAATATTGCCTTAAACTTTCACGTTTGACCTTTGAACTGCAGTGACTAATAGTAGACAAATTTAGATGTAAGGCAACATTTGTTGTGTTTTCAAATAGGCTAAGAGTCATATTTTTCCATTGCATTTCACTAATGCACGACAGAAGTTTCGAAAATAATGTTGAATTGGGGTTAGATATTTGcttttcaaaagaaattaaacatCCCAATACataacatgtaaaattatttgtgtttgttCATGTTTGATCTAAAACAGGAGTATACCAATCagacaaaataactaaattttgttaaaaaaaattttaattcaattcgGATTGTTCAATGTAAAAGCTTCATTTTTCAAACAAGGATAAATGATAATATTctgtatattacattacaaaatactgTATATCAGAGGTAACATTGACATTGTACCTGATCGGTCCAGATCCTTGGTTGTGTCCGGAGTGTGTGTCGCGACCGACTGACGACTGAGTCAAGGCGAGGAGCGGCACGGCGTGGCGGCAAGACAACCGGCGTTGTTCTGTAATAAGGCCGTAATACTGTGAGCCTATTAACGCTATCAGTGATACTGGGCTGGGCTCCACGGTCGACTCGGCACGTACACATCTCAGCTGCAGAGGACAATGCTCTGACGATAGCCGTCTCTCTCTTCCGACCTCTGGACCCTCTGGACATCCCCGCTTCCGTACTTATCTATTTCGTATTGTACAATTACAGAAACTTCTTAAGGGTTCTGAGTACCACAAATATTGTAAACTGCTCAAATTCCTGTATCACCGTCAAGTAGCCAAGACAGTTAtgggaaggaaacaggatttttccggacatttggcatcgttcagtggaacaacaaatcagtaacactacgtttcgagatctgcaatctgatctcttcttcaggtaagagATCTCTtctttttacctgaagaagagatcagattgcagatctcgaaacgtagtgttactgatttgttgtttcactgaacgatggaaaatatccggaaaaatcctgtttctttcacaatccttccatcgtcaaaactaaactttaaacaaagtaaggTTATGGGGATTATAATTCTACCCTATGAGGtctcatacaaaaattataaaatgttattttgaagataaaaattaattagaaaaaaattagtgAACGCTATAGCAATAAAAACGTTAACAACTGGCgtttgctccagttcactttcctcttagtgcagcgtctgactcctgaatctggagtcatatacGTCTGcacaaaagaaaaaacaattcgGCACgaaagaagttcaaaacgaactatTTGCATAATTTCGtcatcaaagacacctagactacaaaatatattgtaatctagATGAAAAATTATTCCCATTGcgtcatcaggtgcacaattgagtgcactacgatctTTCAAACACGACCTCAAAGTACGGTGGAGCTACCGAGTTTTCTAAACAAAACGTTGCTATGAACTGGACCAAACTTACAATTACATTGAATTagcctttcccaccatagctacgttatgagtGGCTcgtttatatattacataaatcacgAAACAGGTTTTTACGGCGGTTGTTCTATTTTCACACTTATAAACTCGTAATaataccccccccccaccagaaAATCAAGGGTACACTAAAGTTCCTGCTGATCGATTTAAATATGCTTTTAGAGTGGCTTGATAGGTATGTACAAAGTGACGCATTATTCATATCTTAATATGATACGTATAACACGGTATAATTCAATTACAACGTATAACAGCTATTCCAGTCATCACAAGCGCCATAAAGGACACCGCGGCTGACCTACTaagaaaggaaaaataataaaagttaccttattataacaataaaattgttaaacgatattacaatgtttatttctcatttttataataatattacttacttAAAGAATTAACCAtgataaaatgtgtaatttagtCGTTGGTATGACAGTAATCGCAATAACGGGTACATGACCGATAACAGAGCAAAAGCACAACATATATATACCATCGATGTAAACAACACTTGCCCCGAATACAAAGTCTGTGAACTTCTACAACCGAATAACAATTTGATAAGGCACGATATTTACTTCTCTAAACCAAGGAACTTCACGAAATTAGATTTATGTTAAAGTTTAATTGAATCATTTGTTTTTCAACCACTTATTATCCTGATTGTTTCTCAACTGAAGGATAATAACCCTCAGAAGGTTAAACTGAACAGTGCAATAGGTTAGATTCGTAAATCTTTCACATTGATATACCGATCATACAGTTTGTTGACAACAATACATCTGGACCTAATTCATGGTGAAAGTTTTGTTAATAGTGTCACAAATCAACACAAAATACCATTAAAAGCTAAAAATGGACATTAAAACAATGACAGCATAACAACAGCGAGGACAGAATAAGTAAATCTTATTCTGTCCTCGCTGCATAACAATTGTAAAGAGAAGAATATAAACATGTGCATCTTCATAGTCATTGTGCTAATTGTAGGGTACTTGCAACCCAGGCTCTTGGGAGAGCTGTCCACGTCCCGagatttaaaaactattgtttacatttaaaagctTTTATTCCCACAAAATCAAGCAAAACGAAATATAACTTTGACCTGAAAAGGCAACCAACACACTGTACACAATTCCTTGTTAACTAGAAACATAGAAATATCTAGTTTTATCGCACTAGAATGAAAGTGATGGCGAAGCATTTTTCACTCGTAGGGCATTTTTGCATATATCTGTCCAGACTATATCTAAAAAATGAACCGACCAACACAATTTTTGCATGgggcttcatttatatatgtggAACACTGAATTACATGATGCTGCAGTCTTGTCACGAGATTTGGTTAAGCATTAGAGAATATTATAACATTGGTCTTATTTTAACCACGATGGAAACGAGAACATagctgaataaatacatttgtaaacgaACTGTGTGCAATCTTATGAGATTTCAACAAGTGGCActtttattaatagtataaaaagACAATATAATAGACTGGAGTCagtgttaaaagtcggtgacaatatTTGACTTCAGTGCTCTTTTACtattgtagtaccctccctaacTTACCGAAACTTTAATTTGAACACTGCCACAAAACctaacttactgaacaaaaatgtgaatgtatcatgtggtaacaTATCTCTAGTAAGGTTTCATCTgtatactttgaattttgcataatagttaatttctacatagacaagaatgcgctgtatgattgtgcatgtccaaCAAAGGAATTAGGCTGGGCATCATTGATGTCTATCTCTCAGTATGCTAACATGCCACAATTGTCTATCAGGACTATGAAATCATTTATATTCTGTATACTTGTATGTCTGTCTTTTTGACCGCAGGACATCTagggaatgaaatgaactatatagatttgaaattttgaatgcaaagTCCGTTACTCTTCGCATAGTTGAATGTCAATGATCTGGACATTAAGGGTATCGAGGGTTAAAAAGATTTAAGAAACTCTTCTGAAAATATTAGGTAATCTCAGTTTTGAACATGTCGGTCTTCCTCGGGCTCATCTTCTTTCCAGACTACATTCCAAACAATTATTCAATCAAACTCGTCCCTCTGTTTCGAGTAAATTATTCTTGCCTACTTGCACTTTTGAAGATGTTTTCTGATAACTCTATCATGTTTACTTTTCCACGACCTTTGTTCACAAGTAGACTTGCATTATTTTTCTTAGACTTTTCCCAAATACCTAGAAGCTTATCTTATTTAATTTCCACATTCCATTTAATCCCAAACGACTATATTAAGCAAATCATTAATACTCTAATTCCTTATTTTGAAATGCACATATTTTCAGAATTTAGCCTATCTTGTACATCTGATTAATCTCTATTGTGATTTGTTGAATAAGTTCACGATCTTTACTCATATTCATCAAGTAGTTCATATTAGTGTCCATTAATTCGTGAAAACTCTTTCTCAATTCAATGTTggcttcttttaaaataaaataatttatttttgctcaTTCGCCTTCAAATCTACTTTTTCTTTCATCACTACTTTTTTCTcaccctttaaaattttatttaatcattaaatccttatatttattttgtctgtTACAATTAAAATGATTGGATATTATGGTCAAGCATTGAATGTAGCAAAAATAACCAAAGAAAagacattgtaaaatgtattgaattaaagATCTTTCCTATATATTAGAATCTTTCAGATGCAcaatttatttatgcatttatttattattaatttatttatgtatttcccTCACAAgagttaaaacttataaataaagtcTAAATCTATTGCGAATATCAACATTTGGTAGCCACCTAGAGATGAATAATATACTGTGTGGAACTGTCATATCAGCTATCCCTTCAAAGCTTTTTTCTCAGTCTTTGTGAACGATGGTATTGCAAATAATAGCATTTACCACCTTAAACGTGTATAGTAATACAATGAAAtctatgttgtgttttattttgttgcaattgcatataacatattttaataatggtcTCCTAGAAAAACGTGGAGTAACTATGAAACTATAAGGTCATCTAATGTTAACAAAAAAGTGGGCTCACGtttaaagttaatgttgatgCTAAAACAAAAACCGTGTGGTAGGGAACGTTTATGGAAGATAAAACAGAGCCACTTAGTAGCGACACTGGCAAGTTTGTAAATTGAGAAGGAGATGACCAATATTCGAGCGGTAACCTCCacagtaaacagtttttaattgagAAGGACCGTATGTCAACACTCTGGTGGGCGGGGGGAGTGTACACAGCATTCATTTTGCAATACGCTGTACCTTTTCTCGCTGGCGCCAAAATTACTCAACACAAACACACTTTGGAAAGTTGATCTTGTAAAAACGTTGAGCAAACATTCCGA
The Homalodisca vitripennis isolate AUS2020 chromosome 1, UT_GWSS_2.1, whole genome shotgun sequence DNA segment above includes these coding regions:
- the LOC124355795 gene encoding apolipoprotein D-like, whose amino-acid sequence is MWKTLLVCEVVLVSAHHHDHSPCRLLHDIMVDFDLDNYMGVWYPLLGWSNSQEGEVRGKCSKETISNHHGNITITEETISDRSGPHTSSHHAWQDHPKEGKITMWMFHAIKVPFWVVDTDYKHWSVVYSCTGDETDYLKTLLVLGRGRDFSKLWKDPEAKKSIRRSLRRSNLLRLRDLTSINQTDCVN